GTCACCACTTGCGCCGGCAGATATTGGGGAAAGTCATTCTGCAACACTTGCAGCACAGCCGCCGCTTTATCTTGTTCCAAGGGTTTGATGTGGCACTGCACAGAACTATAGGTAAAACCCCAACCCATCTGCCGGCATAACTCAGCAATCTGTTGTAAATCTGCCGGCGTCAGTCCCGCCACATCAAATGTCCAATCAGTAATCCGGAAACGATTGTCAACTGACTCCTGAATTCTGGGAAACCTAACTTTAAGTGAGTTAAACACCTGAGCCAACCTGTGCCGGTGTTCGGCAAGATCGGGAATCAGGGTTAAAGCCACCGGCACATCACAGCCGGCGCGATAAAATAACCCACCATTTTCCGCAATCGCACCGGCAACCGGCATTAAGCTACTTAGCCCACTCACCCAACCCGCAGAACGTCCCGTCACAATTAATACAGGAATGCCGGCAGCCGCTAAATTCTCTAACGCTTGTAGCAAATTTGGGGTAAACTTACCCCGCCATGTAAGCGTGCCATCCATATCAGTTGCAACAAAACGAATATTTCTAAACAAACCACCAGCTACAGCCTGAGATAAAGTGACAAAAGGCATGGCTATCCTCGCTCATCGCACGCTTGTTTATGGCTCAACTTTCACCAGATCAGCGCAATTATCTGTATCTTCAAGAAGCTGCAAGGGCCGGCATCCACAAGCCGATCTTGGCAGCACTTTACGCAGCGCACAACCAACCCACCCTGGCGGATGACGAAACCGGCTTAGGTGTCTCGCCGGCTAATCGGATTGCGCTGGAACAAGTCAGAACCCTAGGCGAACAAATTTACTATGCCGCCAATACGATCCGCAGTCTGAGTGAAAGTTTGGTTGCCCAGGGGTGGGCAGCCTCAGACTTATGGCACGCTGAAAAAGGTCGCTACACAGATCGCTTTATTCAAACCCTTGCTGTCGGCTACGCAGCGCCCGCCACTGATTCTACCGCTGCGCGGTTAGAAGCCTGTGACAAACAAAAATTGTTGCAAGCTTATGTGGAAGATTTCAAAATAGATTGTGAGATTGAAGACTTCCCGGAAAGTCAAGCTTATGTAGATCAAGCGCTGTTGGCACTGGTGAGTGAACTTTCCCGATATTACAACGGCTTGCCGGCTCAGCGCGATGCTTTGCTGGAAACAGCCCGGATTTGGAGCCGGTTGGACACGCGCGAAGCCACGATTGCCAAACTTCCTCAAGTGATTGCCTCTCTTAATATCCCGCAATCTGCGGATGCCTACGCTGAAAACTCCGATGAGTCCTATTTAGACGGGACTCTGCTGCAATTTGTCGAACAACTATCTCCCAACTACAGCGGCTACCCCCATCAACGAGAAGGACTGCTGCGACTGGTTCAAGTGTGGCGTCAGCTGGATTCCCGTGAAGAAGCCATTGTTTCTCTGAAAAAAAATACCTCTCCCGAACCTTTCCTCAAAATCCTCGATCCCGCCTTAATCGCCTTTGCGGGGCGTATTCCCCAGTATTATCGAGGTCAAGCCCATCAACGCAACGCCGTTACAGAAGCCGTCCGTATTTGGCGACAACTCGATTCGCGCACCGCAGCACTGATAAGTTTGGGAATTAAGGCGGAAAATTTAGAAGCCGGTAAAAGCGATCCCGCAGTTTTGGTGAAAGCCGCAGCGCAACTGGATCGAGAACTGCTGGCATTTGCGCGCCGGCTGTCAATTGAGTATAAGGAAGCGGATCACCAGCGAGAAGCCTTGATCGTCCTGGTTCAACGCTGGCGGCAAATGAGTACCAAAACTCAAGCGATTACATCATTATTTGATGACTTAAAACAAATGAATTTGGCACGTCGCGGCAGCCTGGAAGCTGCACCCGCGCCCTTAGTAATTGTGCCTAAGCCTCCTGAACGGTGGACTCCCAAAAACATTCAAATGTATGCCCCGATTATCCCAGATGGTTACTTTACCTGGGCAGAAGCCACCCACGGCGGCACGCGAATGCCGCCTGACCAAGCTACAGTAGATGCCATGATCCGCATCGCCAAACTCGCTCAGCGGGCGCGAGATCGCATTGGCCGGCCTTTGCGGATTACCAGTTGGTATCGTCCTGCTGAAATTAATCGCCGTGTGGGTGGGGTTTCTAACAGCCGGCATATCGTT
This genomic stretch from Microcoleus sp. FACHB-672 harbors:
- a CDS encoding D-Ala-D-Ala carboxypeptidase family metallohydrolase: MAQLSPDQRNYLYLQEAARAGIHKPILAALYAAHNQPTLADDETGLGVSPANRIALEQVRTLGEQIYYAANTIRSLSESLVAQGWAASDLWHAEKGRYTDRFIQTLAVGYAAPATDSTAARLEACDKQKLLQAYVEDFKIDCEIEDFPESQAYVDQALLALVSELSRYYNGLPAQRDALLETARIWSRLDTREATIAKLPQVIASLNIPQSADAYAENSDESYLDGTLLQFVEQLSPNYSGYPHQREGLLRLVQVWRQLDSREEAIVSLKKNTSPEPFLKILDPALIAFAGRIPQYYRGQAHQRNAVTEAVRIWRQLDSRTAALISLGIKAENLEAGKSDPAVLVKAAAQLDRELLAFARRLSIEYKEADHQREALIVLVQRWRQMSTKTQAITSLFDDLKQMNLARRGSLEAAPAPLVIVPKPPERWTPKNIQMYAPIIPDGYFTWAEATHGGTRMPPDQATVDAMIRIAKLAQRARDRIGRPLRITSWYRPAEINRRVGGVSNSRHIVGDAIDFYCEGLTGNQLYWFLDPWWPGGLGRYSRFPYLSHIDARNYRSRWLN
- a CDS encoding HAD family hydrolase produces the protein MPFVTLSQAVAGGLFRNIRFVATDMDGTLTWRGKFTPNLLQALENLAAAGIPVLIVTGRSAGWVSGLSSLMPVAGAIAENGGLFYRAGCDVPVALTLIPDLAEHRHRLAQVFNSLKVRFPRIQESVDNRFRITDWTFDVAGLTPADLQQIAELCRQMGWGFTYSSVQCHIKPLEQDKAAAVLQVLQNDFPQYLPAQVVTVGDSPNDASLFDGAIFPHSVGVANVLEYVAELTYLPAYITAGVEAEGFCELAHFLLSN